The Desulfobulbaceae bacterium nucleotide sequence GTCGAAGAGCAGTATGGGCAGGTTGCTTCCTTTCGCTTCATGAGACTCCCAGGCGAGAATCAGGGAGGTCCGTTGATGGTTGGCAGTAATATGGCTTTCACCGGGAGTGAGGTGAATCTCGAGGAAGCTAAGGCCAAGAGTGACCGTTATCAGAAGGAAAAGCTCTCCCTTGAGCAGCTCAAGACATGTGTTGAAGAGAAGAATTTGGAGCCGGTTTTGTTCCTGATTACAGACGAGGAATCAGTGTTGGAAGGTAGGGAGAAGGCATGTAGTCTCTTGAAAGAGATATGTGACATTCGCTGTATTGACCCTATCCGGAATCACAAGTTTCGCCACACCGAGATCGGCCAGTTGGCCGATCTT carries:
- a CDS encoding zinc ribbon domain-containing protein, which encodes MVTDACLLYAAEEHICPHCQSKLTCCTTPPFHVGDGLGWGTDVFFICLNDECSLYQNGWKHVEEQYGQVASFRFMRLPGENQGGPLMVGSNMAFTGSEVNLEEAKAKSDRYQKEKLSLEQLKTCVEEKNLEPVLFLITDEESVLEGREKACSLLKEICDIRCIDPIRNHKFRHTEIGQLADLAIVEILKKTFQRECPHCSEIIKAQATICKHCGK